The Wolbachia endosymbiont of Oedothorax gibbosus region GCCTAGAATATTTAATGCTTTAAAAAGCAAACTAAAATATAAGGATAAGGAGCTGGTTTTAGAAGTTTCGCAGCATATAGGTGACAATATAGTTCGTTGTATTGCTATGGATAGCACAGATGGCATTTCAAGGGGGGATGAATTTGTTGATACAGGTGCACCAATATCGGTGCCAATTGGGCGTTCAACTTTAGGAAGGATTTTTAATGTTGTTGGAGAGCTTATAGATGAGTGTGGTCCACTGAAGGGAAAATATAACTTAGAGCCTATACACAGAGCACCTCCAAGTTTTACTGAACAGAGAATACAGGAAGAAGTTTTAGTTACGGGAATAAAAGTTATAGATCTTCTTGCACCTTATCTGAAAGGTGGTAAAATCGGCTTATTTGGTGGAGCTGGTGTTGGTAAAACAGTCCTGATAATGGAATTAATTAATAATATAGCAAAAGCTCATAAAGGATTTTCTGTGTTTGCCGGGGTAGGGGAGAGAACGCGTGAAGGTAACGATCTTTATCACGAGATGATCACTTCAAATGTAATAAATATAAATGAGCATGAAAAATCTCAAGCTGTTTTGGTTTATGGTCAGATGAATGAGCCTCCTGGAGCAAGGGCTAGAGTTGCTTTAACGGCGCTTACTATGGCGGAGTATTTTCGTGACCGTGAAAACCAAGATGTTCTATTTTTTGTGGATAATATCTTCCGTTTTACACAAGCTGGTTCTGAAATTTCTGCTTTACTTGGAAGAATACCGTCAGCTGTTGGTTATCAGCCAACCCTTGCAACTGATATGGGTGCAATGCAAGAAAGAATAGCTTCAACAACTTCTGGCTCTATTACTTCTGTGCAAGCTATATATGTTCCTGCAGATGATTTAACTGATCCAGCTCCAGCAACTACATTCTCTCATCTTGATGCCACCACAGTGTTATCAAGGCAAATAGCTGAAATGGGAATATACCCTGCTGTTGATCCACTTGATTCAACTTCTCAGTCTTTATCTGCTGAAATCATTGGTGAAGAACATTATAAGGTAGCTTCTGAGGTGAAACGTATATTGCAAACTTATAAATCACTGCAAGATATTATCGCAATACTTGGTATGGATGAGCTATCTGATGAAGATAAAATTATTGTTGATAGGGCTCGTAAGATTCAAAAATTTCTTTCTCAACCTTTTCATGTTGCGGAAGTATTTACTGGTATGCCTGGCAAATTTGTTTCACTTTCTGATACTGTTTCCAGTTTTAAAGGGATTGTTGAAGGCAAATATGATCACTTACCAGAGGCTGCTTTTTATATGGTGGGGAATATAGATGAAGCAATAAAAAAGGCTGCAAGCTGAAGCTAAATAAAAGTTAAAGATTATGAATACTTTTAAAATGCAATTTTTCTCTCCTGATGATCAAATTTCATTCAGTGGAGTGGTTTCTCTTTCAGTAACTGGGCTCGAAGGGGAGATTATGATTTTAGCTCACCATGCTCCTTACTTAATTTATTTATTGCCTGGTATAATTACTGTTAAAATGAATAACCAAACGGAAAAAAAAGTTGTAATTGACAATGGCATATTAGAAGTTGCAAATAATAATTGTAGCATTATAACAAATCAAATTCAGATTTTTGATCATTTAATCCATAATGAGAGATCATTTGAAAATAAGAGAGTTGGTATATATTTAAGTTATCTTGATGAGAAGTTTCTTTCTTAGTTATTTTAGGCAAAAAGTCGGTTATCACTTTCTTATCATCCGAGTAGCCCAACTTTTGTCATCCCAGTGCTTTTTTTTCTGTCATCCAATATTCTCTTTCCTGTCATTCCAGTGTTTGCCTTTGTCATCCCAGTGTGTGACACTGGGATCTAGGTGTAAAAATATTTGTAAATTATGCAATTGGCAGGGGATTCTAGGAACATATGTCAAAAACAATTTCTATGATGAAATAGGCTGGATTTCACTGTTACGCACTGGAATGACACCTTGCCTTACTGAACGTTCGTGCAGTTCTGTAGCAGACACTGGGATAACACCATTTTTGTACTTTTGCCTTCAAAGATGACAATGTTTTGTAAAGATAGTTTTTTAATAGGAGATTAATATGGAAATTTTTCTTGATAGCGTTGATTTAAATGAAATTAAAGAACTAAAAGAGTTCATTGATGGCATAACAACTAATCCTTCTTTAATAGCAAAGTCCGGGCGTAAAGATAAATACGAGGATTTAGTGCGTGAAATATGCTCTATTATCAAGGGGCCTGTTAGTGTTGAAGTTGTTGCAAATAACCATGCAGATATGGTTAAAGAAGGCCTTAAGTTAGCGGAAATCGCTGATAATGTTGTGGTAAAATTGCCCCTTACATATGAAGGATTAATTTCTTGTAAAAAGTTGTGGACAGAGCATAAAATACCTGTTAACATCACATTATGTTTTTCTCCTGGACAAGCACTGTTTGCCGCTAAGGCCGGTGCTTGTTTTATTTCTCCCTTTGTTGGTCGTCTTGATGATATAAGCTATGATGGCTTATCGCTCATAGAAGATATATGCACTATATATTCTAATTACGGGTTTGATACTAAAGTTCTTGTTGCGTCAGTGAGAAGCCCAGCACATGTAATAGAGGCTGCAAAACTTGGTGCTGATTCAATTACTGTGCCAGCAAAAGTACTTAAACAATTAATTAACCACCCGCTTACTGACCAAGGGCTAGCAATATTTGAAAAAGACTGGGGTGCAAAACAATAAACGGTTACAAATGAACATAAAGATTGGCAAGTTTAGGGTACCCATTTAGGATAGCGGCAAATAAGGTAAACTTGAAAAAAGAGAATGAAAGTTTAAAAGCAGAAGATAAGGCTATAAAGATAGAGAACGCTGAATTAAAGGAATGGCAATGAATTTGTACAATTTTGATAGAAGATCATCAGTTGAGTTACCTATCAATCTCACCAAAAACTATATCGAGTGAACCAATAATTGCTGCAATATCAGCGAGCATGTGACCCTTTGCCATAAAATCCAAGGCTTGTAAATGTGCGAAGCCAGGTGCTCTTATTCGGCATCTATAAGGTCTATTGGTACCATCTGAAATTATATACACTCCAAACTCGCCTTTTGGTGCCTCAACGGCTGCATAAGCCTCACCTTCTGGTACACGATACCCTTCTGAATAAAGTTTAAAATGATGAATCATGGCCTCCATAGATTTTTTCATTTCTTCCCTTGGCGGTGGAGAAATTTTTCTATCTTCAGTTTTTACTGGCCCTTCAGGCATTTTCTCTATACATTGCTTAACCAAACTAATAGACTGCCTAATCTCTGCCATTCTAACTAGATAACGGTCATAACAATCACCATTTTGGCCAATAGGTATATCAAAATCCAGTTGATCATATATCTCATATGGCTGGCTTTTTCGCAAATCCCAAGCAAGCCCAGCAGCACGCAGCATTGGTCCACTAAAGCCCCAATCAAGTGCTTGTGCTACTGATATTTCACTGATTCCTACGGTGCGTTGCTTCCATATCCTATTTTCTGTTAAAAGCTCATCAACATCGTCTATATACTTTGGAAATTGCTCTATAAACTTTGCAATATCCTCAATCAAGCCTTCTGGAATATCTGCTGCAATTCCACCTGGTCTTATGTAAGCTGCGTGAAACCTTGCGCCTGAAGCTCTTTCGTAAAATTCCAATATTTTTTCTCTTTCTTCAAAGAGCCATAAAAGAGGAGTCATTGCTCCAACATCAAGTGCTTGAGAAGAGACATTCAGTAAATGATTTAGTATTCTCGTCAGTTCACAAAATAAAACACGTAAATACTTTGCTCTGATCGGAATTTCGCATTGCAACAATTTTTCAACGCATAACGAATATGTATGCTCTTGTGACATTGGTGATACATAATCAAGACGATCAAAATAAGGCAAAGCTTGAAGATACGTTTTGTGTTCTATTAATTTTTCAGTGCCACGGTGCAAAAGCCCAATGTGAGGATCAGCTCTTTCAATCACTTCGCCATCCATCTCTAAAACAAGACGCAACACTCCATGTGCAGCTGGGTGCTGAGGTCCAAAATTTAACATCATTGTCTTTAGATCGGGCATATTTGACAGTTTAAGATATTGAAATTGTATAGGCTAAAGTGCGCTCAAAGTCAATAGACTTCTTGCATAGGCCACAACTGTCATTATGTGTTAAGTAATTCCGTTTCTTATAAAACGCACTGATAAAGAGAAACTCTAAGTTGCAGCCGCACAATGTTTCTCTTTTCTGCTGTTGATGATTATTTCGCCTATTGTAACTGCCGCTAGAATAAAGCAATAATATACCTGTGTTAATAAAGAAATAGGTGATACAGAGGCGATGCTACCTGCTAGCAATAGTTGGGAACCATAAGGTAAGATACCTTTTGTAGCACAAGCAAAAACATCTAATAAGTATGCGCTGCGATGTGGCGCAATACTGTGTTTTTGTGCAAGCCTTTTTGCAATGCCACCACTTAGTAAAATAGCAATGGTATTATTGGCAACTAAGGTAGTAAACATAGACGCAATTCCTGCTATCACAAATTCAGCTTTAGTTTTTGTGATATTGCTTTCATCGATGAGTTTATGCAACGCTTTTTGACCTTGCTTGTACATTATATGGCTCAATCCACCAATAAATAGAGCAAATATCACTATTTCGTTTACTTTTTTGAAACCGTCATACACGTCATGAGGAAATTGAATGATAGCATAGTCAAAAAAAGTTATTCCTAGCACACCAGCAATAATTATGTTTATAGTTATTGTTACTAAAGTGGCGACTTCAAGCAGCCCCATGATTATTAAAGAAATGTAAGGAATAATTTTTGTTATAGAATAATAATCTAAATTTGATATAGAAATAATTTTTGTACTATTTGAGGCAACTGCTAGGTAGATGAGTGTTATAATGCTGGCAATAAGTGCAACTTTAGAGTTCATTTTAAGTTTATCTTTTGCTGAAGCTTCCTGTGAAGAAACAGATGCAATGGTGGTATCAGATATCATCGAAAGGTTATCGCCAAACACGGCACCACCTACTACAGTTGCAGTTCCTATTTCAAGACCAAAAGCTCCACTTTTTGCCAGATTAACAGCTATAGGTACCATCAGCGCAACAACTCCCATAGATGTGCCAATTGCAGTTGAAATAAAAGCAGAAGCCAAAAATACTCCAGGAAGTAGTAATCGTGCTGGAAGGAAATTAAGAATTAAATTAGCAACAGTGTCTGCGCTACCAATTGATTGAGTAACCGCAGAAAATGCTCCAGAAAATAGAAAAATTAAACACATAGTAAGGGTGCTTTTGTCACCCATGCCCTCGATAACAGTATCGATGTTATGCTGAATTTTATTTGTACCACGTGAGACAGCAAAAAATAGTGCTGGTAATAAGCAGATTACTGGTGAAACCTGATGAAGTGGATTATCAGTTCCGATAAAAGAAAAATAAGCACCACTTCCAAGGTACAAGATTAAAAAAATAATCAAAGGGACAAAAGCTGTCATTTTACTGTACCTCAAACTTACAACTATAACTAATTAAGTGGTCTTAAGCAAGTTTGGTTCACTGGGAATGTTCAAAAAAGCATACGCGTCAAGTTAAGGAAATAAAGGTGTGAAAGAGATAGAATAATAAGGTATAAGTTCTCCCAGATATACTTTTAGTGAGAGAACCAATGAATAAAATAACTTGCTTATCAAAAAAGCTCAAAGAATTTTTTAATGAAAAAGCAGACAAAATCTCAATTACAACAAGGTTTATAAAAAGAAAGAGAAAGCTATCGTTCATAAAAGCGATGGTCTTGGGTAATATAGGGGTTGATAATTGTAGCGTAGAAACAATGTGACCTTACCAAGAAAAAGAGGAGAGAAAGTTTGGAATGTTTTTCACAAAGGAAATGATGAATCAAAATGCTCAGGAATGCAATAGTTAATAGTGACGTTGTTTGTTATAAAAAATTTCTATATATTCAAATATAGCAGTTTTGATATGCTGTTTAGAGTGCCAAGAGGTGTCACTCCCTTTTTAGAGAACTTTTCCACAACAGAATTGTCGTAACAACAACCTTTATGACTCATCTATGTTTTTTGTGGATAAGAGATATTGATGAAGTATATTGTGAACCTTGATCACTATGTAATAGTAGATTTTCAGCAGGTTTACACGGCCATTAATCATAACCAATTGTTTATTTATTGAACTGCTCATATGCGTGAATATAGATCCTGCCAACATCCTTCCTTGGTTTTTATATAAGTAAACCCATACTTTATTTGGTTGATCGACAATAAAGTTTTGGTCTAATACCAATCTCCACTAATAGATAGACAAATAGTAAAAACTACAAATAATTGAGGCTAGAAAGAATAAATATGTAGTTTATGGCAGGAAAAAGTAAAGCAATAGGAGAAGAACTATATAATCAATGCAAGTTAGAATTAAAAAAATATGGAATAAGAGGAGAGATAGGAAGAAGGTTACAAGCAATAATATCAGCAAAGGAGTATGGTATCTCAAAAGTTGCTAAAATATATAGAATTACGAGAACGACATTAATGAAATGGATTGCAAGATTTAAAGAAAAAGGTGTTATTGGGTTTGCAATACAGCCAGGGCGAGGACCTAAACCAAAACTGAACGAGGAGAAGAAGGAAAAAATAAGAGAGGTAATAGAAGAAGATGGGGCAAATCTGACTGCTAAAAAATTGCAAGGTATAGTTGAAGGAATGTTAGCTATCAAAGTAAGTGAGTCAACGGCGAGAAGGCTTATGAAGAAGCTAGGATTTACATATATCACACCTCGTCCAGCACATTATAAACAAGACAAAAACAAACAAGAGGAGTTCAAAAAAAATCTCAATGAAATTGTGGAAAAGAACCGGAAAAAGGAGGTTTTTTTTCGATGAATCGAGATTTGGAACGCACTCAAAAGTTGGACATGGATGGTTTAAAAAGGGCTCAAGAACACAAGTTAAAGTAAAAATCGGAAGAGAAAACTTCTATCTTTACAGCGCTGTAAATCCCAGGAATGGAGAGGATATTAGCCTACTTGCTCCACATGTAAACACAGATTGCATGAACATATTTTTGGAGCAGATGTCGAAAGATTTGGGGACTAGAGAAGCTTTTCTTATCATGGATTGCGCAAGTTGGCATAGGTCTAAAGGTTTAAAAACTCCTGAAAATATCACCATAATTTATTTGCCGCCGTACTCGCCTGAGCTCAATCCTGTGGAAAGATTTTGGCAACATTTAAAGGAAAATATAATAAAGAACAAGATGTATGACTCTATTAAATTACTTGAAAATGCTGTATCTGAATTTATTCGAGATATTACGGAAAGTTCGATCAAAACCATTTGCTCTGTGAATTATTTGTCTAGTTATTTATGAGGGTTGGTATAATATATTGGAAGCTACTGTCCGTTTGTTGTTTCTTAACTTTAAATTTTCTTCTCAATATAGCCCAAATGCCATTTTTCTGCATAATACTTTGCACTGTTTTTAAGTTGCAACTTTTACCCAAAGCCTTTAATTCAGCATGAATTTTAGGAGCTCCATATCTACATTTAGAAACTTTTTTTGAATATCTGCTAATAACTCCTTATTTGCTACTGCTTATTTTCCTTGTAGTCCACTTATGGTAGCCACTAATTCAAAACCCCACCTGCACTTTATGGTGTTTACTATATAAAAAAATATTTTACTCTTTTTGACTGGCCAGGGCTTTTTTTAAAATGTCTCTTTCTCTTGTTAACTCTTTCTGTAAATCAATAGCTATAGCCAGTGTAGGTCAAGCTAATATATGACAATTATCTGTTCGATGAAAACGAAATTAAATACATTTTTAATATTTTTATAGAAATCTATTAGTATAGATTTCGTATGCTATTCTAATGGCTATTTTTAAATGCTTAATGCTTCTTTTTATTATTTCTTGCACACACCTGCCTACTAAGCAACATCCGACTAACATAGACAACGAAGATCATCATGATATAGGTGAGCACTCGTTGCAACAATATAACACCTCTTTGGAGATTAATGAACCGGCAATACCAGAAATTATGCCTTTACCAATAGAATTTCCTGATCTCACGACCAGTAGTCAGCTTATTTCTATTAATGTTAGTGAAGAAGTATCAGTAAAGGATTTGCTGATTGAGATAGGGAAACTTTCTGACATTAACCTGGATATAGATCCAAAAATATCAGGTAATATTATTTTAAAGCTAAAAGATAAGAATATAAACGAAGTAATGCAGAGTATAGCCAACAGCGCCAAACTGCGTTACTCAACAAGTAACGGTGTAATTAGAATTGAGCAGGACTTGCCATACGCGCAAAATTATTACGTAGACTTCATTAATATTCAACATTCTGCTCAAAGCAGTTTCGTCATTAGTAACAATATTACGAGCAGTGATGGAAGTAACGTTGATAGGGACTATAACAATGTTATGAAGTCTCAATACAGTAGTGACTTATGGAATTCATTAGAAAAAGGCTTGAATGCAATAATCGATGTTAACGGGGTGGATGATGGCGAATTCCTTTCATCCAACAGAGAAGCTGGTGTTATTATTTTGAATGCTAGAAAAGATATCCATAAAGCTGTTGAAGAATATATTAATAAGGTTAAGAAATTAGCGTCTTCTCAAGTAATGATAGAGGCAAAAATAGTTGAAGTTGTGTTAGATGACAAATATCTTTCTGGTATAAACTTAAATGATCTACATGATGGAGCCAAGTCTACAATGGATCACGATAATTCCATCATTAATCTAGCAATGAGCTTTGGTGCGAGTGATTTAGTGAACTTAGTAAAAAATTTAGACAAATTTGGCACTTCAACTGTAATTTCAAGTCCTAGAGTACATGCTATAAATAATCAGCAAGCGATGATTTCATTTACCAAAAACCATATTTATTTTACTTCCGATATACAAAAAGATACTAGAAACTCTAATCAGACCTTGATTACCAAGATGAATAGCGTTCCAATAGGTGTTGTGCTAATAATTCACCCAAGCATTAACATTGATACTAGTGAAATATTCATGGATATACACCCAACTTTATCAAGAATTAACGGCTACACTAAAGATCCAGATATAGAGTACGTCGCACAGCAGAATAGAATGAAATTAAATAGCGACATTCCAATTGTTGAAATCAGAGAAATGAACTCTATGTTAAAAATTAAGAGCGGTGAAATTATGGTAATCGGTGGGCTTATAGAGCATAGAGAAGATAAGCAAAGCTTATTGCACCGGAAGTCAAAAAGGCTAGCGAATAACATTAGAACAGTAGAAACCGTCATCTTTTTAAAAGCAACAATAGTACCAACTTTTGGTTTGCTAGACAGAAAAGATGAGAATTTGTATATGTTGAATAATTACTAAAAATTAAATATCAGACCAACTTCAATATTGTGAGTAGATATGTCATCTGCAACAGGTATCGGAACGCTAAAGTAACGATAGCCGAGAAAGGTTTTTACTTCTGGGATTATTGAATAATCAACACCAAGTTTTATTTGATAAGCAAACCAAGGAACATTAAGTGGCATTGAATTTTGGGGTGACCCACTAATCCTTTTTAATCTAAAAACTGTTGGCCCTATACCAAGACCGATGTACGGAGCAAATTGTGTACCCTGAATGCTGGGATTATAATAGAAGTTTAACAAAAACGCAAATACACTTGCTGATTTATCAAATACCGGAGGAGAATTACTATTTTCAATATTGACTTTAGAATACATGGTTTCAAAATCAACTCGGCCATTTTCCCCATCATAGTAACCTAAAGATATGCTGCTGAGCCACTGGAAATCAATTTTACCGTTAAACTGCCGTATACTCTCAATTTCATCTACTAATCCCTTTTTTATTAACCCTGATATTGCATTTTCTATCCAAGAACTATTAGGATCATCTGCATTGATTAAACTAATAAATCTTTCTCCTATTGCTTTTATACCCTTTACAAATGTTTCTGAATTATCATGGTATACCTTACCACCGTTAGCCCTAACATAAAAATTAAGTTTTTTCGATTTTTTTTTTGTGAGTTGCTCATTATCAGCTCGATCTGGAATGCGTGACCACATATTTTTCTGATTAGCTACTTGGAGAATAGAAGGTTGCTTAATAGGACTACTTTCAAGTTCTTGATATTTTAAATCATTTATTAGTATTTCTTTTTCAGTAACCTCTTCAGAACGTATTACACTTTCATTATTGTCTGTTTCTAGTTTTAAGGGTTGTATTTGCTCAATGTGTGTATTATTACTGGTATAAGTAATAAAAAAATAGACACATGGAATGAAAATCAAAAATAAAGTAATAGATATTTTAGTTATAACAAATGAACCCATAATTATTATTTATAGTATAACTACTATATCATATATTTCTTTAATGTACAAAAAATTAAGGTAAGATACTTCCGATTAGATAATTATTTTCCACTCCTTTAACATTAACTTTCACAATACTCTTGGCTTGAGCTTTTGATTCAAGCTTTACTAATGCAAAATTTTCTGTTCTACCGATATGATTTTGCTCAACCAGAACGCTTTGCTCGGTGCTGAGCAAAGATTGATAAAAATTGCTCATCATTTCTTTATTTACTTCTCTTAAATTTTTTACTCGTTCTTTACGCACATCCTCTGATATTTGTGGCATCCGTGCAGCAGGTGTATTTTTCCGCTCTGAATATGGAAAAGCATGTAGATAAACTACATTTATTTTTTTTAGTAGATCAACTGTATCCTGAAACATTTCATCAGTTTCTGTTGGAAATCCAGCAATAATATCAGCGCCAAATGCTATATTAGGCCTCAAGCTCTTCATTTTATGACAAAATTCTATCACTTGTTCCCTGTTGTGACGACGCTTCATTCTCTTTAGTATTAAATTGTTACCAGATTGTAGACTCAAATGTAAATGAGGCATAAGTCTTGACTCATTAGCTATTAAATCTATTAATTCATCGTCAACTTCAGCAACATCGATAGAGGAAAGTCTTAGCCTCTTCAACTCTGGTATATCCTTTAAAACTCTCCTAATCATTGAACCAAGTGATGGCTTAGCAAACAAATCTGTACCAAAGTCAGTAATATCAACACCTGTAAACACTACTTCTTGATATCCATTTTCTACAAAGATTCTAATTTGCTCTATAATACTGTTTATTGGCACAGATCGATTGTTCCCTCTTGCCTCAGTAATTGAGCAAAATGTGCAGCTATGATTACAACCATTTTGAATTTCAATAAACGCCCTTGATTTATCTTCAAATCCATTAATTAGAACAGGTTCTACTTGGTTATCACTGACTAAGATTTTATCGTCATTTAGTAAGTAATTTTCAGCTTTTAGCTTATCTTGATTGCCCAGCACTTTACTCACACCAGGAATATCGCTATACGCTTCAGGATCCAACTGAACAGCACAGCCAACAACGATAATTTCCTTACTTGGGTCATTTTTATAGATCTTACGTATTTTTTGCTTTACTTGGCGTTCTGCTTCGTTTGTTACTGCGCAGCTATGCACCACAACAACATTTTCTCTCTTTGCTTTTTTTAATGCTTCTTTGATTAACTCACTCTCGTAAAAATTTAGACGACAACCAAATGTTATCACTTCATTCATGCTAGTATTTTTTAGACCTTACAATTTAAATTATATCACACATCCAAGCAAAATGACCATTGTTTTAATGCTATCAAATGTCACTTGAACACTCCCGAACTTATCACTTTATGCCACTGATCTTCATCTAAAATTTTCACACCTAATTCCACTGCCTTTTTATATTTGGATCCTGGTTTTTCTCCTGCAATTAGATAGTCAGTTTTAGCAGAGAGGCTTGAGCTGACCTTTGCTCCCAGAGTTTTGGCTCTTACTTTTGCCTCTCCTCTACTCATAGCAAGTAGCTTACCAGTAAATACTATAATTTTATTATTTAAAACAGAACCGCTAGAGTTGGAGCTCGCAGGAAGAATTTGAAGACAAGCAGTAAGATCATTTAACATTTTGATGTTGCGTTCCTCAGAAAAAAATGATTCCAAAGATTCAGCCCCTTTTTTTCCTATGCCGTCTATACTGACTAGCTCAGTATTATCTGATGACATCGAATTATACCAATTATAATAAGAAACATAATAATCTGCAAGCAATTCTGCTGCAACTTGGCCAATAAATCTAATACCTAAAGAAAATATAAACCTATCTAGAGTTATTATCCTTCTGCTTTGTATAGCATTTAATAAATGAGCTATTGATTTTTTGCCCCAACCAGGCTGTTCTTCCAGATTAAATTCATCCAATTTTTCTTCTAAAGTAAAAATATCATGGATTTGTTTTATCAGACCAAGGTCGTAAAAAAACTCTATCTGCTTATCACCAAGGCCAACAATATCAAATGCATTTTTCGATACAAAATGCTTTAGTTTTTCTATTATTTGAGCTTTACAAGCAAATTCCTCAGGACATCTTACTGCCACTCCTTCAATCTGCACTTTACTGCCACATTCAGGACATACGTCAGGAAACACAAATTCAGGTGTATTTGGAAGACGAGAATCTCTGCTTACTTCAACGATCTGGGGAATTACATCCCCTGCCCTTTTGATTGTTACAATATCTCCCTCTCTTATGTCTTTACGTTTTATCTCATCTTGGTTATGCAGACTTGCTCTACTAACTAGCACCCCACCAATATTGACTGGCACTAAATCTGCAACTGGAGTTAAAACTCCTGTTCTACCCACCTGTATAAATATCTTATTTAACTTTGTTTTTGCATAAACCGCAGAAAACTTGTACGCAAGTGCTGAGCGCGGTGCTTTGTGAGTATTCCCTAGACGATTTTGTAGTACCAAATCATTTACTTTATATACTATTCCATCAATATCATAATCCAAGTTATAGCGACAATTATAGATCTCGTTATAGAACTTCAGCATTCCATTCAAACTACTTGTTAAGGAACGATGCTCATTTACGCAAAAACCAAGTACCTCAAGTTTATTTAGTATTTCACTTTGACTTTTCTCTGCTCCGCCAATCAAAGAATAAGCAAAATATCTAAGAGGTCTGCTTGCTGTAATGTTTGCATCCAATTGCTTTAGAGAACCAGCGGCTGCATTTCGAGGATTGGCAAATTCATTGTTTTCATTTAACTTTAAAAAGTCGCTGTTACCGATGTATATTTCACCTCTTACTTCTAGTCTTCCTTGCACACCTTGCAAAAACTTAGGAAAGCCTTTTATTGTTGCAACATTGTGAGTGACATCTTCCCCTAAAAAACCGTCACCTCGAGTTGCAGCTTTAACAAATCTTCCATCCTCATAAATTGCAGAAAACGACAACCCATCAATTTTTGGTTCACATAATATCTCTATTTTGTCCTCAATTAAAAACCTCTTTATTTTAGACAAAAATTTCTCTACACCTTGTTCATCATAAGCATTCTCAAGAGAAAGCATAGGTTCTTGATGTTCCACTTTAGAAAATCTCTCATCAGGCGGAGCACCAACACTATCTTGTGTTGCATAAATTTCTGGCTCTATTTCAGCTAACTTTTTTTTCAGTTCATCATATTCAGCATCACTTATTTCTGGCTTACTTTTTTGA contains the following coding sequences:
- a CDS encoding IS630 family transposase (programmed frameshift): MAGKSKAIGEELYNQCKLELKKYGIRGEIGRRLQAIISAKEYGISKVAKIYRITRTTLMKWIARFKEKGVIGFAIQPGRGPKPKLNEEKKEKIREVIEEDGANLTAKKLQGIVEGMLAIKVSESTARRLMKKLGFTYITPRPAHYKQDKNKQEEFKKNLNEIVEKNRKKEVFFDESRFGTHSKVGHGWFKKGSRTQVKVKIGRENFYLYSAVNPRNGEDISLLAPHVNTDCMNIFLEQMSKDLGTREAFLIMDCASWHRSKGLKTPENITIIYLPPYSPELNPVERFWQHLKENIIKNKMYDSIKLLENAVSEFIRDITESSIKTICSVNYLSSYL
- a CDS encoding Na+/H+ antiporter NhaC family protein translates to MTAFVPLIIFLILYLGSGAYFSFIGTDNPLHQVSPVICLLPALFFAVSRGTNKIQHNIDTVIEGMGDKSTLTMCLIFLFSGAFSAVTQSIGSADTVANLILNFLPARLLLPGVFLASAFISTAIGTSMGVVALMVPIAVNLAKSGAFGLEIGTATVVGGAVFGDNLSMISDTTIASVSSQEASAKDKLKMNSKVALIASIITLIYLAVASNSTKIISISNLDYYSITKIIPYISLIIMGLLEVATLVTITINIIIAGVLGITFFDYAIIQFPHDVYDGFKKVNEIVIFALFIGGLSHIMYKQGQKALHKLIDESNITKTKAEFVIAGIASMFTTLVANNTIAILLSGGIAKRLAQKHSIAPHRSAYLLDVFACATKGILPYGSQLLLAGSIASVSPISLLTQVYYCFILAAVTIGEIIINSRKEKHCAAAT
- the atpD gene encoding F0F1 ATP synthase subunit beta, which gives rise to MNIGRAIKVTQAVVDIKFEGELPRIFNALKSKLKYKDKELVLEVSQHIGDNIVRCIAMDSTDGISRGDEFVDTGAPISVPIGRSTLGRIFNVVGELIDECGPLKGKYNLEPIHRAPPSFTEQRIQEEVLVTGIKVIDLLAPYLKGGKIGLFGGAGVGKTVLIMELINNIAKAHKGFSVFAGVGERTREGNDLYHEMITSNVININEHEKSQAVLVYGQMNEPPGARARVALTALTMAEYFRDRENQDVLFFVDNIFRFTQAGSEISALLGRIPSAVGYQPTLATDMGAMQERIASTTSGSITSVQAIYVPADDLTDPAPATTFSHLDATTVLSRQIAEMGIYPAVDPLDSTSQSLSAEIIGEEHYKVASEVKRILQTYKSLQDIIAILGMDELSDEDKIIVDRARKIQKFLSQPFHVAEVFTGMPGKFVSLSDTVSSFKGIVEGKYDHLPEAAFYMVGNIDEAIKKAAS
- a CDS encoding F0F1 ATP synthase subunit epsilon; translation: MNTFKMQFFSPDDQISFSGVVSLSVTGLEGEIMILAHHAPYLIYLLPGIITVKMNNQTEKKVVIDNGILEVANNNCSIITNQIQIFDHLIHNERSFENKRVGIYLSYLDEKFLS
- a CDS encoding NADH-quinone oxidoreductase subunit D, coding for MPDLKTMMLNFGPQHPAAHGVLRLVLEMDGEVIERADPHIGLLHRGTEKLIEHKTYLQALPYFDRLDYVSPMSQEHTYSLCVEKLLQCEIPIRAKYLRVLFCELTRILNHLLNVSSQALDVGAMTPLLWLFEEREKILEFYERASGARFHAAYIRPGGIAADIPEGLIEDIAKFIEQFPKYIDDVDELLTENRIWKQRTVGISEISVAQALDWGFSGPMLRAAGLAWDLRKSQPYEIYDQLDFDIPIGQNGDCYDRYLVRMAEIRQSISLVKQCIEKMPEGPVKTEDRKISPPPREEMKKSMEAMIHHFKLYSEGYRVPEGEAYAAVEAPKGEFGVYIISDGTNRPYRCRIRAPGFAHLQALDFMAKGHMLADIAAIIGSLDIVFGEIDR
- the fsa gene encoding fructose-6-phosphate aldolase, with the protein product MEIFLDSVDLNEIKELKEFIDGITTNPSLIAKSGRKDKYEDLVREICSIIKGPVSVEVVANNHADMVKEGLKLAEIADNVVVKLPLTYEGLISCKKLWTEHKIPVNITLCFSPGQALFAAKAGACFISPFVGRLDDISYDGLSLIEDICTIYSNYGFDTKVLVASVRSPAHVIEAAKLGADSITVPAKVLKQLINHPLTDQGLAIFEKDWGAKQ